A stretch of Metabacillus sp. FJAT-52054 DNA encodes these proteins:
- a CDS encoding carbohydrate ABC transporter permease has protein sequence MTVLAIVCFVPFLMMLVNATRSNEAILTGFTLVPGNALLENYQTMMDYVNVWTGFKNSLFISVLVTILTGYFSALTAYGFAFYTFKGNNFLFVFMLVMMMVPGQLGLIGFYELSKTLGILDTYIPLIVPAVASPFVVFFLRQYILTTLHPSLIEAARIDGASEFKIFHIVAIPIMMPAIATMSIFTFIGSWNNYIMPLVLIFSPEKYTLPVLMGFLKGSQVAQNLGSMYLGIAISVVPIMIAFLFLSKYIINSISAGAIKE, from the coding sequence ATGACCGTTTTAGCCATTGTTTGCTTTGTTCCTTTCCTGATGATGCTCGTTAATGCCACGCGCTCCAATGAAGCGATATTAACAGGCTTTACTCTCGTACCCGGCAATGCACTTCTCGAAAACTATCAAACGATGATGGATTATGTGAATGTGTGGACAGGCTTTAAAAACAGTCTTTTCATCTCCGTTCTTGTAACGATCCTGACGGGGTATTTTTCGGCCCTGACTGCATACGGATTCGCTTTTTACACGTTTAAAGGGAATAATTTCCTCTTCGTTTTCATGCTCGTCATGATGATGGTGCCCGGACAGCTTGGTTTAATTGGATTTTATGAATTGTCCAAGACATTAGGAATTCTTGATACGTATATTCCGCTCATTGTCCCGGCTGTCGCAAGCCCGTTTGTTGTATTTTTCCTGAGGCAATATATTTTGACGACTCTTCATCCGAGTTTAATAGAAGCAGCAAGAATCGATGGGGCTAGTGAGTTTAAGATTTTTCACATTGTTGCCATCCCCATCATGATGCCTGCTATTGCAACAATGTCGATTTTCACCTTTATCGGATCCTGGAACAACTACATTATGCCTTTAGTGCTGATCTTCTCTCCGGAAAAGTACACCTTGCCGGTTTTAATGGGATTTTTAAAAGGTTCTCAAGTCGCTCAAAATCTCGGATCCATGTATCTTGGCATTGCCATTTCAGTCGTGCCGATCATGATTGCGTTTCTATTCTTATCTAAATACATCATTAACAGCATCTCAGCTGGAGCCATCAAAGAATAA
- the yycH gene encoding two-component system activity regulator YycH, giving the protein MKRETVKTLVLSFLIIVSLFFTWSIWTFQPTYDPIESMTYLETLKLSDDKREFSEVVKPQQVFYHENKNTHYGADKQLDKIWKAMADWKLEEASDLSTRYSEAEFLQFIHGLDGRKKLELVFSQTIPSKTFQSILDWETKEAVNKAFDRIIIPFDGVKTPTVYFVSTQGKLVYEVKMKHDVVTQLQGQYFSNAEEEGYPRYFANSFNKDAVLMLPEKKRVFNRFSYTFSNIDDEDFKQALYNNPSYVSRGYNKSDSVYTDGSRRMVIEKDSGFSQITYTAGGKKDKTIEPALSKVMEQSLDYLNSHGGWTDDYVFFGHSPDLEITLRMLINNLPVFPSKETPSIRTDIFQEWGSTEIIRYERPGYRTKRHSSQEPILLPDGKEILAMLTESKGEMNINNVVRVFPAYELQSSEDMNVIVNPVWYAETKSGNYRVIDDPKTLGGGRQDGLE; this is encoded by the coding sequence ATGAAACGGGAAACAGTGAAAACCCTGGTCTTAAGCTTTTTAATTATCGTCAGTCTGTTTTTTACATGGAGCATATGGACGTTTCAGCCGACCTATGACCCGATTGAAAGCATGACCTATCTTGAAACGCTAAAATTATCGGATGACAAACGCGAATTCAGCGAAGTGGTAAAGCCGCAGCAAGTCTTTTACCATGAGAATAAAAATACCCATTACGGGGCGGACAAACAGCTCGATAAAATTTGGAAAGCCATGGCCGACTGGAAGCTTGAAGAAGCGAGCGATCTTTCAACCCGCTACAGTGAGGCCGAGTTTCTGCAGTTTATCCATGGCCTGGACGGCCGCAAAAAACTCGAGCTGGTTTTCAGCCAGACAATCCCTTCTAAAACCTTTCAAAGCATTTTAGACTGGGAAACAAAAGAAGCGGTGAACAAAGCCTTTGACCGAATCATCATTCCTTTTGACGGAGTGAAAACGCCAACGGTTTATTTTGTCTCCACTCAAGGCAAGCTCGTTTATGAAGTGAAAATGAAGCATGACGTGGTAACCCAGCTTCAGGGGCAATATTTCAGCAATGCTGAAGAAGAAGGATATCCGCGTTATTTCGCAAATTCATTCAACAAGGACGCCGTGTTAATGCTCCCTGAAAAAAAACGCGTGTTTAACCGGTTCTCCTATACCTTCAGCAATATTGATGATGAAGACTTTAAACAGGCCCTGTATAATAACCCTTCCTACGTTTCACGCGGCTACAATAAATCGGACAGTGTCTATACCGATGGTTCGAGAAGGATGGTCATTGAAAAGGACAGCGGCTTCTCTCAAATCACCTACACAGCTGGCGGAAAAAAGGATAAAACCATTGAACCGGCTTTATCAAAGGTCATGGAACAAAGCCTGGATTATTTGAACTCTCATGGCGGCTGGACCGATGATTATGTATTTTTCGGTCATTCACCGGACTTGGAGATTACTCTAAGGATGCTGATCAATAATCTGCCTGTGTTTCCCAGTAAAGAAACCCCATCCATCAGGACGGATATTTTTCAAGAATGGGGCAGTACCGAAATCATCCGCTATGAGCGTCCCGGATACCGCACGAAAAGGCACTCCAGTCAGGAGCCTATTTTGCTTCCGGACGGCAAAGAAATCCTTGCGATGCTGACTGAAAGCAAAGGAGAAATGAACATCAACAATGTAGTCAGGGTCTTCCCTGCTTATGAGCTTCAGTCCTCTGAAGATATGAACGTGATCGTGAATCCCGTTTGGTATGCAGAGACGAAATCAGGGAATTACCGTGTGATTGATGATCCAAAAACACTGGGAGGAGGCAGACAGGATGGATTGGAGTAA
- a CDS encoding sugar ABC transporter permease: protein MKNLNRYGYFFIAPFWLVFLVFSIYPVALTFYYSFTNYTGSGTAEVVGLANYTRLLTDSFFVQAFVNTLKIWGINFALQMGLALILAAIFSDMRLKMKGQSFFRAIFYLPNLITVSSVALLFGILLDWQHGSLNVVLMNLGLISDPINWLNEPATAQISVSLILTWMWFGHSFIVIMAGISGISTDYFEAALIDGANRWQTLVSITLPLLKPILLYIMITSLIGGLQLFDLPMLITDGIGSPDGSLNTMVLYLYNQAFKYNNYGYASAVAYGLFIITVIFSAVVFRSMYSSERKQARQV, encoded by the coding sequence GTGAAAAATTTAAACCGGTATGGGTACTTTTTTATCGCACCGTTTTGGCTGGTCTTCTTAGTATTCAGTATCTATCCAGTTGCGCTCACGTTTTATTACAGCTTTACGAATTATACCGGCAGCGGAACTGCTGAGGTTGTCGGATTAGCGAATTATACACGTCTTTTAACGGATTCCTTCTTCGTGCAGGCCTTTGTCAACACGCTGAAAATCTGGGGCATTAATTTTGCTTTGCAAATGGGACTTGCGTTGATTCTTGCCGCCATTTTTTCCGATATGCGGCTAAAAATGAAGGGCCAATCGTTTTTCCGGGCAATTTTTTATCTGCCAAATTTGATAACGGTCAGCTCCGTTGCTCTATTATTCGGGATTCTGCTGGATTGGCAGCATGGCTCGCTGAACGTTGTTCTTATGAACCTCGGATTGATATCTGATCCAATTAACTGGCTGAATGAACCAGCCACCGCTCAAATTTCCGTTTCCCTGATCTTAACGTGGATGTGGTTCGGACATTCCTTTATTGTCATCATGGCTGGGATTTCCGGAATCTCCACTGACTATTTCGAAGCCGCTCTGATCGATGGCGCAAACCGCTGGCAAACACTTGTCAGCATTACCCTGCCTTTATTAAAACCGATTCTTTTGTATATCATGATTACCTCTCTCATTGGTGGTCTTCAATTATTCGATCTTCCTATGCTGATTACCGATGGCATCGGATCGCCGGACGGATCGCTGAACACGATGGTTCTGTATTTATACAATCAGGCATTCAAGTACAACAACTATGGCTATGCTTCCGCAGTTGCTTACGGATTGTTTATCATCACAGTCATTTTCTCTGCCGTTGTCTTCAGATCGATGTACAGCAGCGAACGAAAACAAGCAAGGCAGGTGTAA
- the yycF gene encoding response regulator YycF, with translation MDNRRILVVDDEKPIADILEFNLKKEGYDVHCSYDGNDALQQVEEFQPDLILLDIMLPSRDGMEVCREVRKKYDMPIIMLTAKDSEIDKVLGLELGADDYVTKPFSTRELLARVKANLRRQHTVGTTEDTAGETNEIGVGSLVIHPDAYVVTKRGETIELTHREFELLHYLAKHIGQVMTREHLLQTVWGYDYFGDVRTVDVTVRRLREKIEDNPSHPNWIVTRRGVGYYLRNPEQE, from the coding sequence ATGGATAACCGAAGAATATTAGTCGTGGACGATGAAAAGCCGATTGCAGATATACTTGAATTTAACCTGAAAAAAGAAGGATACGATGTCCATTGCTCCTATGATGGAAACGATGCTCTGCAGCAGGTTGAGGAATTCCAGCCTGATCTCATTCTTCTCGATATCATGCTTCCGAGCAGGGACGGAATGGAAGTGTGCCGTGAAGTGCGGAAGAAATACGATATGCCGATTATTATGCTGACAGCGAAGGATTCGGAGATTGATAAGGTCCTCGGCCTTGAATTAGGCGCAGATGACTATGTTACGAAGCCTTTCAGCACGCGTGAGCTTTTGGCAAGGGTAAAAGCCAATCTTCGCAGACAGCATACCGTTGGAACGACTGAAGACACGGCGGGTGAAACGAATGAAATCGGCGTAGGTTCGCTCGTTATTCATCCCGATGCGTATGTGGTAACGAAGCGCGGCGAAACAATTGAATTGACCCACCGTGAGTTTGAACTGCTGCATTACCTGGCTAAGCACATTGGACAGGTTATGACGCGTGAGCATTTGCTTCAAACCGTATGGGGCTATGATTATTTTGGAGATGTCCGTACCGTTGATGTGACCGTTCGCCGTTTGCGCGAAAAGATTGAAGACAACCCAAGCCACCCGAACTGGATCGTGACCAGAAGAGGCGTGGGGTATTATTTGCGAAATCCTGAACAGGAGTAG
- a CDS encoding extracellular solute-binding protein gives MKKTLSMFLSLVLLVGVLAGCSGSQSANGSKGGKDIDLRIWSFTDELKKPIKKFEEKNGVKVELTIVPIADYPTKLRPVLESGVGAPDVFTGELAFIKQWVDAGYWEDLSKSPYDAEKLSDQYIPYVFDMGKDKDGKVRALSWQTTPGGVYYKRSIAKEVLGTDDPAEVGKMMSSMDSVFATAEKLKAKGYRMFPDEGAIRWFAQGDAPEPWVNDKNELQLTDRKVEFMDYAKEMKTKGYTANAAEWSPSWFESMDKAVKVKENGKTVETNVFSYVLPTWGLHSVLKTNVKKSTGDWAVTSGPSPYFWGGSWLGVYSKSKNKELAYDFVKMMTQDKDFLKDWAKETGDVLSYLPVTDEIKGDFKDEFLGGQNNYQFFLDQAQNIKPGIVTKYDQQLDTLYGNAVKQYTDGKKSKDDAIKEFYMKAKNAYPDLTVPNK, from the coding sequence ATGAAGAAAACACTGAGTATGTTTTTATCGCTTGTTTTACTAGTCGGCGTTTTGGCAGGCTGTTCAGGTTCACAAAGTGCAAACGGATCAAAAGGCGGTAAAGACATTGATTTGAGAATCTGGTCATTTACAGATGAATTGAAGAAGCCTATTAAAAAATTTGAAGAAAAGAATGGCGTGAAGGTGGAGCTGACCATCGTTCCGATTGCAGACTATCCAACGAAGCTAAGGCCGGTTCTTGAAAGCGGCGTGGGAGCTCCTGACGTATTTACGGGTGAGCTTGCCTTTATTAAGCAATGGGTGGATGCGGGATATTGGGAAGACCTTTCAAAATCCCCATACGATGCTGAAAAGTTATCAGATCAATACATTCCTTACGTATTTGATATGGGAAAAGACAAGGATGGCAAGGTGCGAGCTCTTTCCTGGCAGACGACTCCAGGCGGTGTTTATTACAAGCGAAGCATTGCGAAAGAGGTTCTTGGAACGGATGATCCTGCTGAAGTCGGGAAAATGATGTCTTCTATGGACAGTGTGTTTGCAACAGCAGAAAAATTGAAAGCGAAAGGCTACCGCATGTTCCCGGATGAGGGCGCAATCCGCTGGTTTGCTCAAGGCGATGCACCTGAACCATGGGTAAATGATAAAAATGAGCTGCAGCTGACTGACAGAAAAGTTGAATTTATGGACTATGCAAAAGAAATGAAGACGAAAGGCTACACAGCCAATGCTGCAGAATGGTCCCCATCGTGGTTCGAATCCATGGATAAAGCCGTGAAGGTTAAAGAGAACGGAAAGACAGTTGAAACCAATGTGTTCTCCTATGTACTTCCTACTTGGGGTCTGCATAGTGTTTTGAAAACAAATGTAAAAAAATCCACGGGTGATTGGGCAGTTACAAGCGGTCCGAGTCCATATTTCTGGGGCGGTTCATGGCTTGGTGTTTACAGCAAATCAAAGAACAAGGAACTGGCTTACGATTTCGTGAAAATGATGACGCAGGATAAAGACTTCCTTAAGGATTGGGCGAAAGAAACAGGAGATGTTCTATCCTACCTTCCTGTTACAGATGAAATTAAAGGTGATTTCAAGGATGAATTTCTTGGCGGGCAAAATAATTATCAATTCTTCCTTGATCAGGCTCAAAATATTAAGCCGGGAATCGTAACGAAGTATGATCAGCAGCTTGATACCCTTTACGGCAATGCGGTTAAACAATATACGGATGGAAAAAAATCCAAGGATGACGCGATTAAAGAGTTTTATATGAAAGCGAAAAATGCGTATCCGGATTTAACGGTTCCAAATAAATGA
- a CDS encoding adenylosuccinate synthase, protein MSSAVVVGTQWGDEGKGKITDFLSENAEVIARYQGGNNAGHTIKFDGVTYKLHLIPSGIFYSDKICVIGNGMVVDPKALVQELAYLHDKGVNTDNLRISNRAHVILPYHLKLDAVEEDRKGANKIGTTKKGIGPAYMDKAARIGIRIADLLDRESFEEKLARNLEEKNRLFEKMYEVEGFKIEDILDEYYEYGQQIKKYVCDTSVVLNDALDEGRRVLFEGAQGVMLDIDQGTYPFVTSSNPVAGGVTIGSGVGPTKINHVVGVSKAYTTRVGDGPFPTELDNEIGHQIREVGREYGTTTGRPRRVGWFDSVVVRHARRVSGITDLSLNSIDVLTGIETLKICVAYRYKGEVMEHFPASLKELADCEPVYEELPGWTEDITGAKTLEDLPENARHYLERVSQLTGIPLSIFSVGPDRSQTNVLRSVYRAN, encoded by the coding sequence ATGTCTTCAGCAGTAGTAGTTGGAACCCAGTGGGGAGATGAAGGAAAAGGGAAAATCACCGATTTCCTCTCAGAAAATGCAGAAGTAATTGCTCGCTATCAAGGCGGAAACAACGCAGGCCATACCATTAAATTCGACGGAGTCACGTACAAGCTTCATTTGATTCCATCCGGAATTTTTTACAGTGATAAAATCTGTGTAATCGGCAACGGAATGGTGGTTGACCCGAAAGCGCTTGTTCAGGAGCTCGCTTACCTTCATGATAAAGGCGTAAACACAGACAATCTGAGAATCAGCAACCGTGCCCATGTTATTCTTCCTTATCATTTAAAATTAGACGCCGTTGAAGAAGACCGCAAAGGCGCAAATAAAATTGGTACGACGAAAAAAGGAATCGGGCCTGCGTATATGGATAAAGCAGCGAGAATCGGGATCCGCATCGCCGATCTTCTTGACCGTGAATCCTTTGAAGAAAAGCTTGCACGCAACTTAGAAGAAAAGAATCGTCTTTTTGAAAAAATGTACGAGGTTGAAGGCTTTAAAATCGAGGATATCCTTGATGAATACTACGAATACGGCCAGCAAATCAAAAAGTACGTGTGCGACACATCCGTTGTCCTCAACGACGCATTGGATGAAGGCCGCCGTGTGCTGTTTGAAGGAGCTCAAGGCGTCATGCTTGATATCGACCAGGGTACGTATCCATTTGTTACTTCCTCCAACCCGGTAGCGGGAGGCGTAACAATCGGTTCAGGCGTAGGCCCAACAAAAATCAACCATGTAGTCGGAGTTTCCAAAGCGTACACAACCCGTGTCGGAGACGGTCCTTTCCCTACTGAGCTCGATAATGAGATCGGCCACCAAATCCGTGAGGTCGGCCGCGAGTACGGTACAACCACTGGCCGTCCGCGACGTGTCGGCTGGTTTGACAGCGTCGTTGTCCGCCATGCCCGCCGTGTCAGCGGAATTACAGACCTGTCTCTTAACTCCATCGACGTGCTGACAGGCATCGAAACACTGAAAATCTGTGTTGCTTACCGCTACAAAGGCGAAGTCATGGAACACTTCCCGGCAAGCCTTAAAGAACTTGCGGACTGTGAGCCTGTATACGAAGAGCTGCCAGGCTGGACAGAAGACATAACAGGAGCGAAAACGCTTGAAGATCTTCCAGAGAATGCCCGCCACTATCTGGAGCGCGTGTCACAGCTGACAGGAATTCCGCTTTCCATCTTCTCAGTGGGTCCGGATCGTTCGCAAACGAATGTACTTAGAAGCGTATACCGCGCAAACTAA
- a CDS encoding M23 family metallopeptidase, whose product MNQPHKSKFKYALACGIITSTVMLGSQTASAEDQVATVYHIYIDGKKLGTIDNQDVLKDAEAEIVKRAGGQYDQKGLNLTVEDMEIVPEQMFQPLADNEGAKQNLVNELDLAAKAYSIVIGGKTAVSFNSKEEAEKTLRDYLHQFMPADQLAAFEEHKRSGKPFEPIKEGESRITDITYSAAPEIKEQKVKPEDIRNTGQGLEALQKGTKGESLYSVKNGDTLETIAQDFSLSVDELLRLNGNMDPRTSIKPEDTLMVVVPKPFMEVKVTEESSKVEDIPFEEEKQENGDLPKGEESISQKGETGQALREYVYTKVNGDTVTRTTAKEEKRKDPVKQVVQVGTKETSKGDGSLSWPAVGGQITSKQGQRWGRAHKGIDISGVQDKTIKAADNGKVVFAGKSGAYGNKIEIDHQNGMKTVYAHLNSITVSEGDTVQKGSQIGVMGSTGRSTGMHLHFEVYKNGNLENPLDYVKQ is encoded by the coding sequence ATGAACCAGCCACATAAATCGAAATTTAAGTATGCGCTTGCATGCGGTATTATTACTTCGACAGTCATGCTTGGAAGCCAAACGGCTTCTGCGGAGGATCAGGTAGCAACGGTTTATCATATATACATAGATGGGAAGAAGCTTGGCACCATCGATAATCAGGATGTTTTAAAGGATGCGGAAGCGGAGATTGTGAAGCGTGCCGGCGGTCAATATGATCAGAAGGGTCTGAATCTGACGGTGGAGGATATGGAAATTGTCCCTGAGCAGATGTTTCAGCCATTAGCGGATAATGAAGGCGCTAAGCAGAACCTCGTGAATGAGCTTGACCTAGCGGCTAAGGCCTATTCTATTGTAATTGGCGGTAAAACGGCGGTTTCCTTTAATTCTAAAGAAGAGGCGGAAAAAACGCTGAGAGATTATCTTCATCAGTTTATGCCGGCGGACCAGCTCGCTGCGTTTGAGGAGCATAAAAGAAGCGGCAAGCCTTTTGAGCCGATAAAAGAGGGAGAATCGCGAATTACGGATATTACGTATTCGGCTGCCCCGGAAATTAAGGAGCAAAAGGTGAAGCCTGAAGATATCCGCAACACCGGACAAGGGCTTGAAGCTTTGCAGAAAGGAACAAAGGGAGAGTCCCTGTACAGCGTGAAAAATGGCGATACCCTGGAGACGATTGCACAGGATTTCAGTCTTTCTGTTGACGAACTGCTGAGGCTGAACGGGAATATGGATCCCCGGACTTCAATCAAGCCAGAAGATACATTGATGGTTGTCGTTCCTAAGCCTTTTATGGAAGTAAAAGTGACAGAGGAATCTTCAAAGGTGGAGGATATTCCTTTTGAAGAGGAGAAACAGGAAAATGGCGATCTTCCAAAGGGAGAAGAGAGCATTTCTCAAAAAGGGGAAACGGGACAGGCCCTTCGTGAGTACGTCTATACGAAGGTAAATGGCGATACGGTAACAAGAACGACGGCTAAAGAGGAAAAGCGTAAAGACCCGGTTAAGCAGGTTGTTCAAGTAGGGACGAAGGAAACGTCGAAAGGCGATGGATCACTGAGCTGGCCTGCTGTTGGCGGCCAGATTACGAGCAAGCAGGGACAGCGCTGGGGCCGTGCCCATAAAGGGATCGACATTTCCGGCGTGCAGGATAAGACGATTAAAGCTGCCGATAATGGGAAAGTTGTTTTCGCTGGAAAAAGCGGGGCATACGGCAACAAAATTGAAATTGATCATCAGAACGGCATGAAGACAGTATATGCCCACCTCAACTCCATTACGGTTTCTGAAGGCGATACGGTCCAAAAGGGATCGCAAATCGGGGTAATGGGTTCAACAGGACGCTCCACTGGCATGCATCTTCATTTTGAAGTATATAAAAACGGAAATTTAGAAAATCCGCTTGATTATGTAAAGCAATAA
- the walK gene encoding cell wall metabolism sensor histidine kinase WalK yields MNKIGFFRSIHFKFALIFVLLIILAMQIIGVYFVKQMEESLKSNFNISINKQINLLNYSLGVEFDKDRTKEETDSLEDDLADVLSDYTTGDIEEVRVIDRNLRVLATSTSDTDLVGKKITDIMISRALSTELQTPKDVFDPKTQKRIRIYATPIKKSDGEIIGVVYIEASMEEIFTQMRNINSILAVGTLLSLLITALVGIFLARTITRPLSDMRKQALELAKGNFGRKVRIYGNDEIGQLALSFNHLTEELEEAHSQTEGERKKLASVIANMTDGVVATNRKGEVILVNEPAAQLLNVSHETALSMKITSLLEIEEEVQFDQLIESQEPLLLDFSSDDKPLILRVNFSVIVKEHGGFIEGLIAIIYDVTEQEKIDEERREFVANVSHELRTPLTTMRSYLDALAEGAWEDKEIAPQFLNVTQTETERMIRLVNDLLNLSKMDSRDYRIKPDWINFTVFFNKIIDRFEMTKSQKVTFKRDIPNEELYVDIDTDKITQVLDNIISNAMKYSPEGGKITFRIKVLEEELLISVKDEGVGIPKDSVKKIFERFYRVDKARTRKLGGTGLGLAIAKEMVQAHSGEIWAESKEGRGTTVFFTLPYDPNQEDDWE; encoded by the coding sequence ATGAATAAAATAGGCTTTTTTCGCTCCATCCATTTTAAATTTGCCCTGATATTTGTACTGCTGATTATTTTGGCGATGCAAATTATCGGGGTGTACTTTGTTAAGCAAATGGAAGAATCACTGAAGTCCAACTTCAATATTTCCATTAATAAACAAATCAACTTGCTGAACTACAGTCTTGGAGTTGAATTCGATAAAGACCGTACAAAAGAAGAGACGGATTCACTCGAGGACGACTTAGCAGATGTATTAAGCGATTATACGACGGGTGATATTGAAGAGGTTCGCGTCATTGACCGCAACTTAAGAGTTCTAGCCACCTCTACCTCCGACACTGATTTAGTCGGGAAGAAAATTACCGACATCATGATTAGCCGAGCCCTTTCAACCGAGCTGCAAACTCCTAAAGATGTATTCGATCCTAAAACCCAGAAACGAATCCGAATCTATGCTACGCCCATAAAGAAGAGTGATGGAGAAATCATCGGGGTTGTTTACATAGAAGCCTCTATGGAAGAGATTTTCACGCAAATGAGGAATATTAACAGCATTTTGGCTGTTGGTACTTTACTTTCTCTCCTTATTACAGCTCTTGTAGGGATTTTTCTCGCAAGGACGATCACAAGGCCTCTTTCTGATATGAGAAAACAGGCCCTCGAGCTTGCAAAAGGAAACTTTGGCCGCAAGGTGCGGATCTATGGAAATGATGAGATCGGTCAGCTTGCCTTAAGCTTTAACCATCTGACGGAGGAGCTTGAAGAAGCTCATTCCCAGACAGAAGGGGAACGGAAAAAGCTTGCATCAGTCATCGCCAATATGACGGACGGCGTCGTTGCCACCAACCGCAAAGGCGAAGTTATTCTAGTCAATGAACCGGCTGCACAGCTGCTGAATGTTTCACATGAAACAGCCCTTTCGATGAAAATCACTTCGCTGCTGGAAATCGAGGAAGAAGTCCAGTTCGATCAGCTGATTGAATCGCAGGAGCCACTCCTTCTTGACTTTAGCTCTGACGATAAACCTCTTATTCTCCGAGTCAATTTTTCTGTCATTGTAAAAGAGCATGGCGGATTTATTGAAGGCTTGATTGCGATTATTTACGATGTAACCGAGCAGGAGAAGATCGATGAGGAGCGGAGAGAATTTGTAGCGAACGTTTCACACGAACTCCGCACGCCGCTTACGACGATGCGCAGCTATCTGGATGCTTTGGCAGAAGGAGCCTGGGAGGATAAAGAAATTGCTCCCCAGTTTTTGAATGTGACCCAGACAGAAACAGAGCGGATGATCCGGTTAGTCAATGATCTGCTGAATTTGTCGAAGATGGACAGCCGCGATTACCGGATAAAACCGGACTGGATCAACTTTACGGTGTTTTTTAATAAAATCATAGACCGGTTTGAAATGACGAAATCACAAAAAGTGACATTCAAACGCGATATACCGAATGAAGAGCTTTACGTGGACATTGATACAGATAAGATTACCCAAGTCCTTGATAACATCATCTCCAATGCGATGAAATATTCTCCTGAGGGCGGAAAAATCACCTTTAGAATCAAGGTCCTAGAGGAAGAGCTTCTCATCAGCGTAAAGGATGAGGGTGTAGGAATTCCGAAAGACAGTGTGAAAAAAATCTTCGAGCGTTTTTACCGTGTGGATAAAGCGAGAACCCGGAAACTTGGCGGAACGGGGCTTGGCCTTGCGATTGCAAAAGAAATGGTCCAGGCGCACTCTGGTGAAATTTGGGCAGAAAGTAAGGAAGGACGGGGGACAACTGTGTTTTTTACACTCCCGTACGATCCGAATCAAGAGGATGATTGGGAATGA
- a CDS encoding LacI family DNA-binding transcriptional regulator, which yields MTTIYDVAKKAGVSSTTVSKALNNYPDVSEKTKNVILTVAAEMGYLPNSHAQSLSTKKTWSIGVMFTEENEVGMKHPFFNAVIESFRKHAENEGYDLIFPSRNLRNRNTTYLEHFTYRGVDGIIIICSDQNDPQVLEILDSNIPIVVIDMNEVNSSVVYSDNVTGAETAVDYLISLGHRKIAHISGDSETFTGEARINGYEKAMKKSSLAIPEGYLVNGGMFSIQEGRAAMEQLLKLKDRPTAIFIAGDQMAIGAMETIKDHGLAVPDDFSIVGFDDIEMASYVTPKLTTIKQDTDALGAQAASLLVSQIVQKKKSIKSEMIPIQLIERESCRALT from the coding sequence ATGACCACGATCTATGATGTAGCAAAAAAAGCTGGGGTTTCCAGTACAACCGTTTCAAAAGCATTAAATAATTATCCGGATGTGAGCGAGAAAACAAAGAATGTCATTTTGACTGTAGCAGCGGAGATGGGTTACTTGCCTAATTCTCACGCCCAGTCCCTTTCCACCAAAAAAACATGGTCAATTGGAGTCATGTTTACGGAGGAAAATGAAGTGGGGATGAAGCATCCATTCTTTAATGCTGTCATTGAAAGTTTTCGCAAGCATGCGGAAAATGAAGGGTATGACCTCATTTTCCCTTCCAGAAATCTCCGCAACCGGAATACGACCTATCTGGAGCATTTTACATACAGAGGTGTGGATGGCATTATCATCATCTGCTCTGACCAAAATGATCCCCAGGTGCTGGAAATTCTGGACAGCAACATTCCTATTGTCGTGATTGACATGAATGAGGTTAACAGCAGTGTCGTTTATTCTGATAATGTGACTGGAGCTGAGACTGCAGTAGATTACCTCATATCACTCGGCCACCGCAAGATTGCCCATATTTCAGGTGATTCCGAAACATTTACTGGTGAGGCAAGAATTAATGGGTACGAGAAGGCAATGAAGAAAAGCAGTCTTGCTATACCTGAAGGATATCTTGTAAACGGAGGGATGTTCTCCATTCAGGAAGGCAGAGCAGCAATGGAACAGCTTTTAAAACTGAAGGATCGTCCTACAGCCATTTTCATAGCTGGAGACCAAATGGCAATTGGGGCAATGGAAACCATTAAAGACCATGGTCTTGCTGTTCCGGATGATTTTTCGATTGTTGGTTTTGACGATATTGAAATGGCGAGCTATGTAACACCTAAATTAACCACGATCAAACAGGATACAGATGCACTTGGTGCACAGGCAGCGAGTCTGCTTGTGAGTCAGATTGTCCAGAAAAAGAAATCAATAAAATCTGAAATGATTCCAATTCAATTAATAGAACGCGAATCCTGCCGAGCTTTAACCTAA